AACAGGTAAAGGTAGCAGATCCGTTTCGCTAACAACGTCGAGATGTCGACGTCGTCGAAGTAGTCGAGGTGGTACGTCGACGcgagcgtcggcgtcgaagatcgGCGGCGGCTTCAACGATGTTGACATAGAGCTTGTCGTGCTGATAACGTTCTATAAAATATATTGCTAACGGTTACGACCTTCCCCTCTCCGTCTCTCATGATAAACACAGTAGATAAAAGTAGAAGAACAAATAGACATAAGATAGAAGACTATTCTATATTCCTCTTGAATATATGTAATTATAACATCGAACTTCTACGTATATATAATCCTGCCAATGTCAAGAGTTCGATAAGAGTCCACATGCAAACGAACTAGGATTAAGATTCTTACTTCTCCTATCTTTAGGATAGAGTGCCTATATTTTACAACAATAGCAACCCATCGACCAGCCCAGACTAGGCCGGTCCACCAAGGCTCAAAGAGTGAAAGAGGTGCGTGAGGAGCAGAAGATTAGTAATGCACTAATGCTTGGGGAAAATCATTAAAAAAAAGGAATGCATGGAAAAAGGAGAGGATACGTGAAATGAAAGGAAAGCAATCAAGCAAAACGTCCGTACCTATCTAGCTGGCTAGCTAGGTGCAATCCTCGTACATCACGGACTCGACGCAATTGCCCCTTTTACATTTGCCGCACGACCGCCTTACCTGCAGGCAGCTACACCGAACATCATACGTACGACTGTCTGTCTCGCTTGCTTGCacggcatgcatgcatatatgccTCGCGCAACCACCAAGTTCTCTACAACGACACAGATAATGCTCATCTGAATCTGATGCCAGCCGCCAATATCAAGATGCAGCCTGCAGAGACAGAGCAGCTTCTGGTTGCTCTGGCACCAACAGCTCTTCTTCCAGCACCACGTAGGTAACTGCGGGCGTGTCTCTTACAGCAAGAATGTGTGCTCGTGTCAGTTTGGGACGACTGCATGACAGGGGAATCAAATCGCAAGAAGAGGGCCTCCATTACCATTAATTGGGATGTAGCAAGGTGGCAACCCCTTTCTTTTCTTATCCTCCTATAAAAAAGATACGAGAATAAGATGGCACCATTGATATTATACTACACTGCGTCTCATATCATGTGAGCAGTGAGGCAAAAGGTAGGAAAGAAATAAAGCGAGGCGCGAGGAAGAGATGCAAAGGCAGGGAAGCTCAAGAAAAGCAGCTGGACTCACTGCACGGAGGATGCCAGGATGGATGGAGTAAACTACTGTCTAGTGTCTACTACTGGTATTAAACCTGCTGCAACACCCAGTAAGTACTAGTGTATGGCCTCCCAACCAACCCAACTGTACTGTACTAGTGTACTATACTCCTATAGCCCTGCTCTCGTTATTACTTTCTCGTACCTGGGCTGTATGCCTGTAAGGACAGGCCAGTAGGCAGTAACGCCAGTGAGATCCATGTGAGTGCTGGTAGCAACCAGCACTGCAGCAGCTAGCTCACCCGTATGCATGCCTCcttctggctgctgctgctcataCAAGCAAACTCCTACAAGCGAAGCGAAGCCTCTCATCTTGCTGCAGCATGCAAAAAATCGAAACCACCTCTATGAAGCAGGGGTAAAAAAGGGCAGGCAACAACGTGCTTACATACATAAGTATCAGCCCCAGGCCTCCACACCCTCCTGTCAATCGCATCGCTTTGCTAGCTTCTTCACCACCACTTGCTTCTTTGAAACACAAGGTAAGGAAGCTTCATTGCCATTCGCTGCTGCAGATAGCTAGCACCATTCTGTTTCTGCAACTACGCGGAGCGCTTGCTTCCAAGCTGCTTGGGATCAGCCAGTATAGAGGGAACCGCAGAGAAGCCACCATGTCATCCGAGGAGGAAGTGGCAAAGATGGAGGGAATGGCACCAAGGAGGCGCTGCAGCAGCCCAGGTCAAGGTGTTGTGCCTGTGACAGTGGTGTACTACCTGTGCCGCAGCGGACGGCACCTGGAGCACCCACACATGATGGAGATGCAGCTCGCCTCCCCAAATCAAGCCCTCTACCTCAGAGATGTGATCTACCGGCTGGACGCATTGCGAGGGAAGGGCATGGCCACCATGTATTCCTGGTCCTGCAAAAGGTAACTTAACCATCCAGATCATTTGCTTCCTTGCTTCTGGCAACTGACATATGCAATACAATTCAGGAGGTACAAGACCGGATTCGTGTGGCATGATGTGATGGAGGATGATATGCTGCTCCCCGCCCAGGAAAGCGAGTATGTCCTCAAGGGATCCCTCTTGCCCCTCCGCCACTCAACACCACCTATAGTTGTAGCTGCACCACCACTAAAAGGTATGTTATATACATAATATATGCTCTGCATTGTGGCCAATTGCCACCTCTCAGTTAGTCAGCATGTATGGCCAAGCTGATCTTCTTGACTAACAAATTATTGGATTTACTTGCTTATTGCATGCCTCCATATTGTTTTCTCTTGCTTCAGATCATGACCAGCCGAATGTTGACACAACCATTATTCAAAAGGTCCCATGTGTCAAGCCGAATCCTGATGAAGAGTCACCAACTCATTCGCAAGAAGGCTGGACTgctaattcatcatcatcatctcctccCATGGTTAAGGTCGACGTTGAGGATGAAGCACCACCTCTAGCTCTGCACCAAGGGTCACAGCCAGCACTATCATCAATATCACCATCATCTTGTTGCACCATTGGGGATGGAGATGAGGAGACAGCATCAGCACGTTCAAGCTGTTCAGGCAGCCACTCCTCTCCTAATAAGCCAACAACAAAAGGATCCTCAGGTGGCGCAAGCTCTCCCACTCCATCTAGCCTTACGCTTCACAACAAGCAGAGGATGCCAGGGTGCAGCTCTGTCATCGCAGCAGCACAAGACTTGGCCACACAGACCCAAGGAACATCAACAGGGAGGGAGCTTCACAAGGACACTAGTTGCAGTACTGATAGCACACCAGCCAAGGAAACCATACCTACCAAGGACAAGCAACCAGGAAATGCAGGATCTTTCTCCTCTAGCAGAAGTGGTAGGAATGGGACCTTGGAGTCCCTGATAAGGGCTGAGGCTCTTGGCAGAAGGGGTGCCACTGCTAAGAGGATCCTAGAAGAGGACAACGACAGGGAAGCAGTACAGTCATTGGCCACAAAGCTGAACCCTGCCAACCTGCTGATACGACTCGTGGCTTGTGGGACGACCATGTCTGCAAGGCAGCATTTCCCTGCCTGCGGTCTCATGCGAACAACGCACAAGCCCCAGTACTTGACCCAACATGTTGAGTTCCTGCCTTCATCTCCAGTCTTGTCTCCCCTTGGCACGCTCATCATGCGTCCTAGAAATGCTGATGGAGCCGGGGGAGTTTCAGACTCAAGAGACTGTGGCCATTGCAGAGGGAGACTGCTTGAAACCGCAGATAACAGGTGTGAGTCAGGCAAAGTGATGTCCACCATTGGTAGGCCCTCCTCATATTGTGACCATAACAGGTAACTTTTCTACTTCCTTTTTCCTGTTCTTCACTATCCTTTCTCATGAACAACTAGCTCAATCTGATGCAAGTGAGAAACTTATGCCCATTCTTCTACTTCACTAGCTGATTGTCTTATAAACAAACAAATTCCATCATGCCCATCACAATCTCAATGCCTGTCTCCTTCAACATGATCTCTCTGTACAAAATTAGCTTTCTGCCTACAGTTCATCTACATAGAATGTAAACGTAGAAGGTACATGTTGCAGTGTTTC
Above is a genomic segment from Miscanthus floridulus cultivar M001 chromosome 3, ASM1932011v1, whole genome shotgun sequence containing:
- the LOC136545890 gene encoding protein SOSEKI 3-like isoform X1, with protein sequence MSSEEEVAKMEGMAPRRRCSSPGQGVVPVTVVYYLCRSGRHLEHPHMMEMQLASPNQALYLRDVIYRLDALRGKGMATMYSWSCKRRYKTGFVWHDVMEDDMLLPAQESEYVLKGSLLPLRHSTPPIVVAAPPLKDHDQPNVDTTIIQKVPCVKPNPDEESPTHSQEGWTANSSSSSPPMVKVDVEDEAPPLALHQGSQPALSSISPSSCCTIGDGDEETASARSSCSGSHSSPNKPTTKGSSGGASSPTPSSLTLHNKQRMPGCSSVIAAAQDLATQTQGTSTGRELHKDTSCSTDSTPAKETIPTKDKQPGNAGSFSSSRSGRNGTLESLIRAEALGRRGATAKRILEEDNDREAVQSLATKLNPANLLIRLVACGTTMSARQHFPACGLMRTTHKPQYLTQHVEFLPSSPVLSPLGTLIMRPRNADGAGGVSDSRDCGHCRGRLLETADNRCESGKVMSTIGRPSSYCDHNSVSEKEVSIANLDNLEDRSKLTPEKIRVAPFQQPTSGTLITITTDVGGEQESKTLSRSTSKKKIDPSSRPSRVVSFRDEREKVIKIEERLASGARVIIQCAPFVKETYISAKAV
- the LOC136545890 gene encoding protein SOSEKI 3-like isoform X2; the protein is MSSEEEVAKMEGMAPRRRCSSPGQGVVPVTVVYYLCRSGRHLEHPHMMEMQLASPNQALYLRDVIYRLDALRGKGMATMYSWSCKRRYKTGFVWHDVMEDDMLLPAQESEYVLKGSLLPLRHSTPPIVVAAPPLKDHDQPNVDTTIIQKVPCVKPNPDEESPTHSQEGWTANSSSSSPPMVKVDVEDEAPPLALHQGSQPALSSISPSSCCTIGDGDEETASARSSCSGSHSSPNKPTTKGSSGGASSPTPSSLTLHNKQRMPGCSSVIAAAQDLATQTQGTSTGRELHKDTSCSTDSTPAKETIPTKDKQPGNAGSFSSSRSGRNGTLESLIRAEALGRRGATAKRILEEDNDREAVQSLATKLNPANLLIRLVACGTTMSARQHFPACGLMRTTHKPQYLTQHVEFLPSSPVLSPLGTLIMRPRNADGAGGVSDSRDCGHCRGRLLETADNRCESGKVMSTIGRPSSYCDHNRCRW